The following coding sequences are from one Triticum dicoccoides isolate Atlit2015 ecotype Zavitan chromosome 4A, WEW_v2.0, whole genome shotgun sequence window:
- the LOC119286442 gene encoding F-box protein At4g22280-like isoform X2, which yields MPRPQEGNKRAALARGEGIIGALPDDLLQHVLSFLPAQQAVRTCVLARRWRGLWKSATGLRITGVHESEVTPVQELREFVNHLLLLRCRAPIDTCELRFAVVSDDDVPRVSLWIRHIMLCQVRLLRLDISRDGYGVYFYVDNLPLASQHLTRLELIDTGLNDSFLDFAGCPVLEDLVIINGCFVHVRRISSKSLKRLAIADSSFNQHARTRIYAPSLVSLRLEDNWDRTPVLDSMPSLKAAFVRFIKESVDRCFYSDSWDCHNEDCQGCYDLQAVNSHDSVLLKGLSEAENLTLIDEHDTFIFRRDLIWCPTFSKLKTLLLNEYWCVPDDFRALAFILEHSPFLEILTLQFFSKGPNHKVEIKGGYNAVETSAAISKHLKAVEVKCNSVDAEVLKILKFLGTLNICF from the exons ATGCCTCGGCCGCAAGAAGGCAACAAGAGGGCCGCTCTGGCCCGCGGCGAGGGCATCATCGGCGCCCTACCGGACGATCTCCTGCAGCACGTGCTCTCCTTCCTCCCGGCGCAGCAGGCCGTGCGGACCTGCGTGCTCGCCCGGCGCTGGCGCGGCCTCTGGAAATCCGCCACAGGCCTGCGCATCACCGGTGTCCATGAGTCGGAGGTGACGCCCGTCCAGGAGCTCCGCGAGTTTGTGAACCACCTTCTGCTCCTTCGCTGTCGAGCGCCGATCGACACGTGCGAGCTCAGGTTCGCCGTGGTCTCCGACGACGACGTGCCCCGTGTGAGCCTCTGGATCCGGCACATTATGCTCTGCCAAGTTCGGCTGCTCCGGCTCGATATCTCTCGGGACGGCTATGGTGTTTACTTTTACGTAGACAACCTGCCTCTTGCCTCTCAGCATCTGACGAGGCTAGAGCTCATTGACACAGGGTTAAACGACAGCTTCCTCGATTTTGCCGGCTGTCCGGTGCTGGAAGATCTAGTAATCATCAATGGCTGTTTCGTCCATGTCAGGAGGATCTCTTCAAAGTCTCTAAAACGCCTGGCCATTGCTGATAGCAGTTTCAATCAGCATGCCCGTACTCGTATTTACGCTCCAAGTCTCGTTTCTCTACGACTCGAGGACAACTGGGACAGGACTCCTGTGCTTGACAGCATGCCGTCGTTGAAGGCTGCATTCGTCAGATTTATCAAAGAATCTGTGGACAGGTGTTTTTATTCCGACTCTTGGGATTGCCACAACGAGGACTGTCAAGGTTGTTACGATCTACAGGCTGTTAACTCTCATGACTCGGTGCTTCTCAAAGGTTTATCAGAGGCTGAGAATTTGACATTGATAGATGAACATGACACG TTTATTTTCAGAAGGGATTTGATATGGTGCCCTACATTTAGTAAGTTAAAGACCTTGTTACTCAATGAATACTGGTGCGTGCCTGACGACTTCCGCGCACTAGCTTTTATTCTTGAACACTCACCATTTCTGGAGATTCTCACTCTTCAGTTCTTTTCCAAG GGACCTAATCATAAAGTGGAAATAAAAGGAGGTTACAATGCAGTGGAGACCTCAGCTGCAATATCAAAACATCTTAAGGCAGTCGAAGTCAAATGTAACTCGGTTGATGCGGAGGTTCTCAAAATTTTGAAGTTCCTTGGTACACTTAACATAT GTTTCTAG
- the LOC119286442 gene encoding F-box protein At4g22280-like isoform X3, which yields MPRPQEGNKRAALARGEGIIGALPDDLLQHVLSFLPAQQAVRTCVLARRWRGLWKSATGLRITGVHESEVTPVQELREFVNHLLLLRCRAPIDTCELRFAVVSDDDVPRVSLWIRHIMLCQVRLLRLDISRDGYGVYFYVDNLPLASQHLTRLELIDTGLNDSFLDFAGCPVLEDLVIINGCFVHVRRISSKSLKRLAIADSSFNQHARTRIYAPSLVSLRLEDNWDRTPVLDSMPSLKAAFVRFIKESVDRCFYSDSWDCHNEDCQGCYDLQAVNSHDSVLLKGLSEAENLTLIDEHDTFIFRRDLIWCPTFSKLKTLLLNEYWCVPDDFRALAFILEHSPFLEILTLQFFSKGPNHKVEIKGGYNAVETSAAISKHLKAVEVKCNSVDAEVLKILKFLGTLNI from the exons ATGCCTCGGCCGCAAGAAGGCAACAAGAGGGCCGCTCTGGCCCGCGGCGAGGGCATCATCGGCGCCCTACCGGACGATCTCCTGCAGCACGTGCTCTCCTTCCTCCCGGCGCAGCAGGCCGTGCGGACCTGCGTGCTCGCCCGGCGCTGGCGCGGCCTCTGGAAATCCGCCACAGGCCTGCGCATCACCGGTGTCCATGAGTCGGAGGTGACGCCCGTCCAGGAGCTCCGCGAGTTTGTGAACCACCTTCTGCTCCTTCGCTGTCGAGCGCCGATCGACACGTGCGAGCTCAGGTTCGCCGTGGTCTCCGACGACGACGTGCCCCGTGTGAGCCTCTGGATCCGGCACATTATGCTCTGCCAAGTTCGGCTGCTCCGGCTCGATATCTCTCGGGACGGCTATGGTGTTTACTTTTACGTAGACAACCTGCCTCTTGCCTCTCAGCATCTGACGAGGCTAGAGCTCATTGACACAGGGTTAAACGACAGCTTCCTCGATTTTGCCGGCTGTCCGGTGCTGGAAGATCTAGTAATCATCAATGGCTGTTTCGTCCATGTCAGGAGGATCTCTTCAAAGTCTCTAAAACGCCTGGCCATTGCTGATAGCAGTTTCAATCAGCATGCCCGTACTCGTATTTACGCTCCAAGTCTCGTTTCTCTACGACTCGAGGACAACTGGGACAGGACTCCTGTGCTTGACAGCATGCCGTCGTTGAAGGCTGCATTCGTCAGATTTATCAAAGAATCTGTGGACAGGTGTTTTTATTCCGACTCTTGGGATTGCCACAACGAGGACTGTCAAGGTTGTTACGATCTACAGGCTGTTAACTCTCATGACTCGGTGCTTCTCAAAGGTTTATCAGAGGCTGAGAATTTGACATTGATAGATGAACATGACACG TTTATTTTCAGAAGGGATTTGATATGGTGCCCTACATTTAGTAAGTTAAAGACCTTGTTACTCAATGAATACTGGTGCGTGCCTGACGACTTCCGCGCACTAGCTTTTATTCTTGAACACTCACCATTTCTGGAGATTCTCACTCTTCAGTTCTTTTCCAAG GGACCTAATCATAAAGTGGAAATAAAAGGAGGTTACAATGCAGTGGAGACCTCAGCTGCAATATCAAAACATCTTAAGGCAGTCGAAGTCAAATGTAACTCGGTTGATGCGGAGGTTCTCAAAATTTTGAAGTTCCTTGGTACACTTAACATAT GA
- the LOC119286442 gene encoding F-box protein At4g22280-like isoform X1 — protein MPRPQEGNKRAALARGEGIIGALPDDLLQHVLSFLPAQQAVRTCVLARRWRGLWKSATGLRITGVHESEVTPVQELREFVNHLLLLRCRAPIDTCELRFAVVSDDDVPRVSLWIRHIMLCQVRLLRLDISRDGYGVYFYVDNLPLASQHLTRLELIDTGLNDSFLDFAGCPVLEDLVIINGCFVHVRRISSKSLKRLAIADSSFNQHARTRIYAPSLVSLRLEDNWDRTPVLDSMPSLKAAFVRFIKESVDRCFYSDSWDCHNEDCQGCYDLQAVNSHDSVLLKGLSEAENLTLIDEHDTFIFRRDLIWCPTFSKLKTLLLNEYWCVPDDFRALAFILEHSPFLEILTLQFFSKGPNHKVEIKGGYNAVETSAAISKHLKAVEVKCNSVDAEVLKILKFLGTLNICKLTINSTPRFLHFCSLPSF, from the exons ATGCCTCGGCCGCAAGAAGGCAACAAGAGGGCCGCTCTGGCCCGCGGCGAGGGCATCATCGGCGCCCTACCGGACGATCTCCTGCAGCACGTGCTCTCCTTCCTCCCGGCGCAGCAGGCCGTGCGGACCTGCGTGCTCGCCCGGCGCTGGCGCGGCCTCTGGAAATCCGCCACAGGCCTGCGCATCACCGGTGTCCATGAGTCGGAGGTGACGCCCGTCCAGGAGCTCCGCGAGTTTGTGAACCACCTTCTGCTCCTTCGCTGTCGAGCGCCGATCGACACGTGCGAGCTCAGGTTCGCCGTGGTCTCCGACGACGACGTGCCCCGTGTGAGCCTCTGGATCCGGCACATTATGCTCTGCCAAGTTCGGCTGCTCCGGCTCGATATCTCTCGGGACGGCTATGGTGTTTACTTTTACGTAGACAACCTGCCTCTTGCCTCTCAGCATCTGACGAGGCTAGAGCTCATTGACACAGGGTTAAACGACAGCTTCCTCGATTTTGCCGGCTGTCCGGTGCTGGAAGATCTAGTAATCATCAATGGCTGTTTCGTCCATGTCAGGAGGATCTCTTCAAAGTCTCTAAAACGCCTGGCCATTGCTGATAGCAGTTTCAATCAGCATGCCCGTACTCGTATTTACGCTCCAAGTCTCGTTTCTCTACGACTCGAGGACAACTGGGACAGGACTCCTGTGCTTGACAGCATGCCGTCGTTGAAGGCTGCATTCGTCAGATTTATCAAAGAATCTGTGGACAGGTGTTTTTATTCCGACTCTTGGGATTGCCACAACGAGGACTGTCAAGGTTGTTACGATCTACAGGCTGTTAACTCTCATGACTCGGTGCTTCTCAAAGGTTTATCAGAGGCTGAGAATTTGACATTGATAGATGAACATGACACG TTTATTTTCAGAAGGGATTTGATATGGTGCCCTACATTTAGTAAGTTAAAGACCTTGTTACTCAATGAATACTGGTGCGTGCCTGACGACTTCCGCGCACTAGCTTTTATTCTTGAACACTCACCATTTCTGGAGATTCTCACTCTTCAGTTCTTTTCCAAG GGACCTAATCATAAAGTGGAAATAAAAGGAGGTTACAATGCAGTGGAGACCTCAGCTGCAATATCAAAACATCTTAAGGCAGTCGAAGTCAAATGTAACTCGGTTGATGCGGAGGTTCTCAAAATTTTGAAGTTCCTTGGTACACTTAACATATGTAAGCTAACTATCAACAGCACCCCACGCTTTCTACATTTCTGCAGTTTGCCTTCATTTTGA
- the LOC119286444 gene encoding uncharacterized protein LOC119286444: protein MTRSGQACWPAAGATPGDPSAACTSAPRTGGTGPNISRISWTLCCPPATMACCKGGELGQCCGSCAECTGDDDHSGRCVLLGGLSAAVNLELVAHAGMAGGRRRTECKGRQEKYLHVSIHGVRAAGERRPRRERRKHTEHLHARTSGRGAAPIETCSDSIATHTVVSGDGRKVKQQTYGLLWKFAGESLSVAYMARIIFRCIYCGTLSKKHMLNMHLLRTFSFVVLY, encoded by the exons ATGACGCGGTCCGGACAAGCGTGCTGGCCGGCCGCTGGCGCCACGCCTGGAGATCCATCCGCCGCCTGCACATCAGCCCCAAGGACGGGTGGGACAGGCCCCAACATCTCAAGGATTTCTTGGACGCTCTGCTGCCCCCCGGCGACCATGGCGTGCTGCAAAGGAGGTGAGCTGGGGCAGTGCTGTGGCAGCTGTGCAGAATGTACTGGTGACGATGACCATAGCGGCCGCTGCGTGCTTCTTGGAGGCTTGTCGGCTGCTGTGAATTTGGAGCTGGTAGCTCACGCTGGAATG gccggaggaaggagacgaaccgagTGTAAGGGGAGACAAGAGAAATACTTACATGTGTCCATCCATGGCGTCAGAGCAGCAGGAGAGCGGCGTCCCAGGAGGGAAAGAAGGAAGCACACGGAACACCTGCACGCGCGCACATCAGGGAGGGGAGCGGCTCCAATCGAAACCTGTTCAGATAGCATAGCAACACACACAGTGGTTAGTGGAGACGGTAGAAAAGTTAAACAACAGACATACGGATTGCTGTGGAAATTTGCAGGAGAATCATTGTCTGTCGCATACATGGCTAGAATAATTTTCAGGTGCATATACTGCGGCACCCTTTCGAAAAAACACATGTTAAATATGCACCTTTTGAGAACATTTTCATTTGTGGTTCTATATTAG